The genomic DNA AACATCAAAAGCTGGAAACTTTCTTCCAATTGAAGGAAAACTACCCATAGCGCGCGATCAAAAATCTTCCATACCGGCCCATACTTGTTCGGCCCAACTTAATGGAACTCAGGTCAACTAAAGCTAAGACCCAAACTACGGGACCCAATCAATACTACACGTGGACCCACTCGTACGTGAAATCCTCGTCCTCGTTCTCAGACCACGCCACCACCCCGCACGGCGGCACGGCACGGGACGTCGGCCTTGTTTCCGCTTTTCTGGACTTTGTTTTTATAATTAGTATTCTGAGATAAGCCAGCTGTCTGGAGAATCGGCTGTCTGAATAAACTAGATGTTTGACAATTCTGATTATTTTGAACCGATTCTCTGAGCTAAGTGGTATAAAATCTGAAATACCCTTAAGGCTGATGCTATCTCATTTGTTTGCTAAATACGAGCAGAATTCAATAATTCTTATAATTTTTTACAATCTTGACTACATAATTATATTACTATTAGATCAGATAGATTAATATCACAATTAGCTCAAGAGATGTACCAGTACTAATTTCTAAACATTGAGTACATAAATGATGGATACAACTAATTTATAAACTAAATCATGAAACCATAGCAGTAGCGATCGCATCACGAAATGTATTCATATTGACATCATCTCCAGTACCACCATCGTCATCATAAGTGGGATGAGGACTATTATCTTCAACATCTTCTTCGAAATGCGGATTTTCTAAGTCACATTCCCTAATGAAATTGTAAAGGATCATACAAACAACTATAATTTTAGACTACTTGTTAACTGGATAATTGGCCAAGTTCTTGAGAATGCGCCACTTATCTTTAGAACGTCACGGGTCACGGGTCACGGGTCGTGTGCTCCTGCAGCTGCCCCTCCTCTGTCCGACAGACCGACCGGCCGCCCGAGGCCCCGAGCCCAAAGCCTAACCATAAACGCCCCTTAATCCGAGATCCGACGGCCCAGATCTCTCCTCCCCCCTTCTCCCCGTCCGTTCCCCATCTTCCCGCTCTCTCCCcatgtcgccgccggcggccggcgcggccgccacctccggCGACGGGCCGCCGTCGTCTCCGCGCGAGCTCTACACCATCCCAGCCTCATCCGGTAAgagctccctcctccccgcgcgcctTCCTTCCCCGTCGAGCACTTCCTAGGGTTACGGGGGGTGGACCCGCCCCGGAGCCGGCCGCCTGACCGAATCCCGTGTCTGCTTAACCACCGCAGGTTGGTTCCGGTGGGACGGGATCCACGAGACGGAGCGCCGCGCGCTGCCGGAGTTCTTCggtggggccggcggcgccgggttCGGGACGGCGACGCGGAACCCGCGGATCTACCGCGAGTACCGCGACTTCATCATCGCCAAGTACCGGGAGGACCCGGCGCGCCGGCTCACCTTCACCGAGGTCCGCAGGGCGCTCGTCGGGGACGTCACGCTCCTCCGGAAGGTCTTCGCCTTCCTCGACGCCTCCGGCCTCATCAACTTCTCGGCCTCGGGCCCCGCGTCGCGGCAGCAGGAGGTGGGGGTCGTCGTGGAGGCGCCCGTGGGGCTGCAGgtcacgccgcggccgccggcgtcctaCTTCGCCGAGGAGAAGCGGGGAGGGGCGGGCGGGGAGAAGGAGAACGGGTTCCGCTTGCCCCCGCTGACCTCGTACAGCGATGTGTTTGGCGAATGGGCGCCTGGGAAGGCCCCTATATGTGGGTTTTGCGGCGAGGAGTGCAATGATGAGAAGGTTGAGACGTTGAAGGTACTGCCAAAGCTCCTTGTGCCCAAAGCTGTCAATATTGAAGGATTTCTTCATGACATTGTGGTCTGTTAATAAATTTTGAaccatccaaaaaaaaaagattttggGTTTTGGACAATGAAGTGCTAAACCTTCGAATGTGGAATATGTAGTGTCTCGAAGCTAACAGCTCCGACCAAAGCAAGTTGTACTATCTGGGGTATAGCTTCATGGATGTTTTAATCATGCTTGAGAAACACTGCAAACTTGTGATAAATCTGTTTTGAACTGACCTATCCACTTTGAAATGGCCagctttcttgttggtgcaaacATACGCTCCAAGAAAATGGAAGTAGGGGCAAGGGATAGTTGTGTCACTAGATATATTTTTAGATGATATGAATGTTATCTAAATGTCTGGTCCCTAGGTTTTAGAATGGAATATTTGGAAACCTACAATTTTGATTTGGTAAGGTTGGAGGATTCGCTGATTATTATGTTTTGTAAATAATAATTGCCACGGAAAGTGAAATTACATTTTTTTCCTCCTATGGACTAGCCGACAAGGTGAAGTAGGTTGGTAGATGATAGAATGGATCCCCTCTTTTCTGTGAAAAGATGCTTAATCTGTTTTGAATTCCTGCACACGCAATCTGCTCACTTAGCTCTACCGGATATTTGTCGTGTTGCCGAGTGTCTCCTTTCACTAACCTTTTGGTATCAACTACAATCTGACtggtaattttatttttctgcATACATCAGCAGTGAAATTAAAAACTAGGAAATACTTACTCTGTATTCATTAACATTTCCCACATTCACTTTTCAGGATGGTTTTAAAGTATGTTCAAAGTGTTCCAAAAGCAATAATGATAATGAGGAAGAAGCAAATAAATGTCCTGGTGACAAAAAGGAGAACGTGGACAACCATGCTTCTAGTCCATGGACAGATGCAGAGACATTACTCCTTTTAGAAGGAGTCCTAAAACATGGAGATGACTGGGATCTTATCGCCCAGCATGTCCGCACAAAGAATAAATCAGAATGCATAGCAAGGCTTATTCAGTTACCTTTTGGTGAACATATGCTGGGCACAATAAATGGTAAATCTGTTAGCCGGCTCCACATGAACCAGGCAACTGATGGAAAAATGAATCAGCACCTTATAAAGGACTCTTCAAGCAATTCAACTGAAAAGGTTGATGGCATGCAAATTGATGGAAATGAAGATAGTGCTGATAAAACAGGAGAAGAACATCCTACAAAACGCAGACGGTTATTTTCTTCAATGGATGCTACCACTTCATTAATGGAGCAGGTAATTTCTACAAAATGACATGAAACACAAGTTCTAAGGATGTGCACAAGATTTAGTGGGATACTAACATTTGTCTATGCTACATCAGTTAGCACTCCTGACCACATCAACGAGCCCAGATGTTGTTGCTGCAGCTGCTGATGCTGCAATTAAAGCTTTGGGCAATGAAAATCCCCAAGCAAGGAAAGCCTTTCTCCTTAGTGAGCGAGAATTTAAGACTAAGGCATTCGCTTCAAACCATGTCCAACAGATGTAAGGATGAGTTTGATATTTTTCATATGCTTATTTTGGCCATTGTTAGTGTTATAATTTTACAAAACCTGCATGATATGCTTACAGCAATCACAAAGTTGGCAATAAGGATATGGAAATGCATGGACAGACTGGTTCTGGTACGTCAAATTTTTCTTCTGACATTCCAAGCTAATATAAATACAGTATTCACCCTTCTGTTTCTTCTCTGCATATCTAAAATATATATCTATCTATCTTCTGTTCATGATTCAGATAAGAAGCTGGAAAAGAAGTTCATTGCTAGTGCATATCAAGTGAGGGCAGCTGTTGCTACCGCTATTGGTGTAGCTGCTGCCCGTGCTAAAATGCTTGCAGACCAGGAGGAGCGAGAAATGGAGCTCCTAATGGCATCAATAATCGAAACTCAGGTGAAGAAGTCCTTTCCTGCCTAAACATAGACCATGACAGTATTGATATATTCTGAGCAAATTATTACAATTCCATGACTAATTGGATAGTAGAGTGATTTTCTAGTTTTGTACCACCAACTCGTATATGTAGTGTTTTCTCTCAGCGCCACCGTCTTCGTTTCCTGCTGATAGCAAGAGCAAGTCAGAAAGGTTCAGAAATAGAACATAAACCTAACTCTCTGCTTTAAGCAAGATTCAAATATAGGGTCATCGAGTGGAACCTAGGTGTAGACCAGGAGTAGAAACATCAAGAGCACATGAGCAAAAATTTTAGCTCAACACGCCACTACTACTCATCGATAAGTGTACCTACTCAGGTTGTGCACTTGGCTGAGCGAGAGTGGCAGGTTTTGGCAGCAccaaaagaaagatggaagcTTTTGTTGTCATGGGATAGTAAAAGGCATTGGCGGATGCTAGCTAGGCATATTTATTGATTTAAATTGTTTATTAGTAGGACTCCACTAAGTATTTCCAAATTTTTGGCATCCTAGCTGCTTAATGGACATGATCGCATTAAAGTGGGATAGAGTACAGTTGTGATCATCATGGTCGTCCAATTGATTTGTGAACAGTGGTAAGTTCTTATGCACGAAGAGTGAGGCTTATTAGAAGGTTACATTAATAGATTTCACTTTCCAATCCCACCCCATCCTTAGTTATGACACAAGTAAATAGCTTCTGAATGGGAACAGGCAACACCGCTGATGTTGTTTTGGTGACAGACTACTACCTCTCTGTCTTCCTTTGATTTGGAATGGATTAAACTTTACCTATCATTTCGAAACATCTATTTCAGAAATATGGAATTTGTTTAGCCTCACTGATGTTTtttgtctgttatgttcgccAGCTAAGGAAGATGCAGTACAAGATCAAACACTTTGAGGAGCTAGAGTCGGTCATGGAGCAGGAGTACACCGCTATGCAGCAAATGCAGGGATCCCTAATGAATGAATGGCTAAAGGCCCTGGAGCAAGCATTCCGGGCTGGAGTGTCACTGCCGAGAGATGAATTGCTCATAAAGCTGTTCCTGAACAAGGCATCCTCATGAGGAAGTTGGCTGTAGTCGAGTAGCCCTCCCCATGAGGAAGTTGGCTGTAGTCGAGTAGCCCTCCCCTGATcagcatctctctctctctgactgTAGAtgctagatagcttcatgcGTGTATGAGGGCGCGCGTCTGTAAAGGTGCTGATTGAGCATTCCATTTCTCAGAATTTTGGGCCCGGGGTTGTAACAGCCCCCTGTAACATCTTGCTCTGTTGTACCAACTAGGTTAGATGGCAAAATCTGTGGCAGTTTACTGTAATTGTTGACATTTATGATTTCGTTCATTTGGATGTGAAAAAATACTGCTTCAGTTTTGGAGTTTCACATGTTGGTTAGTCGTTGAGCCGATTGCTTCGGTTTGTTGCTTTGGCAATGTTGTATGGGGAAAGATGTGCTCTGTAAAATGCCAGCAGTCAGCAGATGGTCTACTTTATAAACTGTTTTTACTAGTGATCACCGCCTGGTCCCTTCTAGAAAAAACTCTGATGAGTAATCTAGCATTTTGTTCTTAGTATTTTCAACCAATCTGGACTGTTCAAGTTTCGAATGAACGGCCAGGATGGAGAGAGTTCGTAATCCTGTCAGGAGAATATCACAAGTAACCCCCAGACGGCCCAAACCCTCGCCCCCAGACCTATTCCGCCTTTCCAGCCTCCAGCCGCCAACAACGTGATGGCGAAGAAGAGCAAAGCCCCGGCcgacgccgctgccgctgccgccgcctccgcctccgcggcggcggatgAGACGGGCGCATCGAGCCCCCAGGGCTCCGCCCACGGCAGCGAGGGCGGCGGGGCGAAGGAGGGCGCCTTCCTTCTGGGGCAACCGACCTGGGAGGACGCCGGGGGCGGGCGGTGGCGTTGCGCGGAGACGGGGCACGAGCTGCCGGAGCGGGAGAAGGAGTCCTACGCGCGGTCCCGCGCCTGCCGTCTCGCGCTTATCGACCACGCCGTCGCGCGCAAGAAGCCGCCGCTCAACGCCTTCAAGCCCCACCCCGAGCACAAGTGCGTAATTCCCCTCCTCTCCTTATGCTGCTTGCTGTTCGCGAGCATTTAATTAGTCATTTACCCTGATGCGAGTCCGAGGGTTCAATTGGCTACTCATTAGTGCTTATACAAGTCCGAGGGTTCAATTGGCTACCCATTGGTGCTAGTGCACATCGAAGGGTCTTTGTGGTTCTGAATGAAATGTATTTTGGCATGATGCTGTGGCGATGACAGATCGTATCCCAAGACAAAGTAGTCACGAAAAGCTGATGTGCCTCCTTGCGAATCATAACACACATTACTATTGCTCTTTGGGTGGTTTATATACGAACTGAATTAGGTTTCCTGTCCTAGGTCGAAGCTGGTATGCAACATTACAGGGGATACAGTTAACAAGTCGGAGGAGCATATATGGAAGCACATCAACGGGAAGAGATTTCTTAACAAGCTAGGTAAAAGTTTCGGTATACTGTATGCTATTTCCACTACCTGCTATTGGAATGAACTGTGCTGTGTGCATATGTTTCCCTGCTACTTGAAGAATATTTAATCCTCAATGAACCTTGGCTATTTTCTTGTAATTCTTTTCCATCATGATGCCATCCTTTTTCATCTATTTTTATTTGTCATTTCGAATTACAGTAACCCTGATTCTGTAAAAACAGAAGTTAACAATTAATGCTGGACAAATTGTACCTTGCTGAGAACAATTCAGTATCAATCAAATGCAAATTTTCCATTTTAAATTGCTTGTACGGTTGTACCTTTTGCATCTATGTTGATTTTCCATTTTGAAATTCCACTAACCGTGGTTCTGGAAAAACGGAAATTAACTATTTAGTGTTGGACATATTGTTGGTACCTTGCTGAGAACAATTCAGGATTGATAAATGCAAATGATATGACTTCTAGTTGCCACAATCTTTTCCAGTAGAATTTGGATGCAATTCTTATACCAATACAATTAGCTGCATAAAGCCACTGACTAGAATTCTTGTATGCATCTGCATCTAACATATCCGCCACTGTGTAACAGAAAAGCTAGAAGAACAGATGGCTTCTGGTGAGATGGCTAATGGAGAAACTGCAAAGTCAAATGAAATGGAAAAGAAGAGCAAGTCAAGCAAGAAGgacaaaaaggacaagaaaggCAAGAAGAAAACTAATGTTGCCAGTCCTTCTGTGCCACGAGAACCTAAACCAGAGATGGATGATTCGGATGATCCAGATTTTTGGGTGCCTCCTGTCGGAAGTCGctgggatgatgatgacggGAAAGACAGATGGGAGTCGTCACCAGGGAAGAATGACTCAGCAAAGAATGAAGGTGGTTCTGGTATGTGTGAATTTTTCAGACTAAAGTGCATAAACAATTCCTAAAGCTTAAATAATCAATAATCTCACATTTACAAGATATTCTTTGTTGCATAGATAGTTTTTGCCCAAGATTTTGGTTATTAGATCTATCACCTTTTGTTCTATGAGTGAAAACAGAATTGGTTAATACATACTTCTTCTGTCCCGAAAAGAAAATTGTCGCTCTAAGTTTGTCCTAAGAGAAACCATCTTAAGTTCGTCCAAGTTTATATAAAAAAGTtactaatatttatgataccaaataagtaccattagatttatcatgaaatatattttcataatataccTTGTCATAAATGTTGATACTCTTCTCCATAAACCTTAAAATTTTCGAAGTTCACTCCAAATTCTCTCTTCCATCTATCCTTACCGGTAGAGCTCTTTTCAGATAAACATCTGTTACTCTACATCCAAAGAGTCCCAACAAGCTAATGTAAATGGTTCCTTGAAAAATATTTCCTTAGGTCCAGCTTGAGACATAATTATCCCCAACGTTTCTAAAACAGTAATGTTGCATGTTGGTGACATACACACCAGTCATATCGAGCATATTCCCCCCCTGATGTTGTACTGGAATTCCATTACCAGAAGATCATCCACACTTCAGATGTTGTTTATGGGCATGAAATACTCTTTTATGACTGCACTTTTCCGTATTGTTGTGCCATATATGGATGTCTCCGAGCATACTGAGATTACTTACAATCCATGTTGTATCCAAATCTACATATTTGAGGTGCATTTGTAATCGGAGCGTACCTATCTAGTACTGTTTAGTTGCCCTCCCTGCTACTGGAATTTGTGATATAGTCTCTTATAATCTTGACAAGAGCAGATGTTGAAGCATGACATTTTCCTTGAATCCTTGTCTTGtgtcatagatgatgatgacggTGGTGATAATGACGATGGCAACGATGATGATATGGCTGACAAGGATGATGCTGAATCAAGGGAACTTGCTTCGAGGTATTCATACCTTTTGTTTGATTCAATTAGTAGTGCCTAGTGTCACGTAAGTAACCGAGATTTTCAACTATTGTAGCAGGACAAAGCGAATGTCACTAGAAGCAGTTGGGCCAAGTAGCTTCGCTTCAAGGAAGAAAAAACCCAAGAAGGAGCAGTAACAGTTGATTGATTTATATCTATTGGGTTTCTTGGGTTGGGTAATCAATGgctgtttttgtgtgttttaaAGCATTTTTGGTTCAACGCTTGTCGGATTGAGATAATATGTACGTAAGCTGCAGGAGATCTTCTTTGGAAAACATCCCGAAAGGTGCTTATTTACTGGTAACAACTGACTTGGGTCCGATGAACGGTTGCCCTCGCATTGCCGTGTGAGTTGCGCTCGAATCATCTAAAGGTTGGAATGGGAAGGTGCTACATTATTGCAACTTGGATCCTCTCGATACCTAGTCTTTATGTGCTCCAGCACGCTAAATCAACGGTAGTGTTCAACAAGTATTGAGTAGTTGAGCCCATTAACCTGCCGCCGGGAAGTTGACGGCAGCTCATTTCATCTGGATTCGGTGTCATGTATTCCATCAGTTCATCTCCTTGTCTTTGACATCTTCCTGGGATTGTCGTTTCAAAAAATGCCCATCTCACCTGAATTTGAGGAAAAAGCACTGCAGCAACTTAACCTTACTCATGGGAAAACCATAGCTTTTGGCTAAAAGATGGATTATTCTACACCCACAAGGTACATCTTAATTGAAATTGAATGCTACGCAGGTTGGAGGAAGCTCATAGTGAGACTAGATAAAATGCTGGTGACAAAAAAACTCCGGCGATCACCGGAGCGAGATGTTGATTTCCACCCCGGCGCTGATGAAGCTTCTCTTGACTCGAGCCAGAGTGCAAAACGGGCTTACCACGGTCGGTCGCGCACCGCGAAGCACGTCTTCCACACTTCCAGCTGCAGTACTGAATTCTGATCCGCCATGACCTGACTACGCGCTGCCGTCGCTTTCATCTCACGTACGATGAAACCTCGGTCGCCGGGGGTCGCCGGCGTCTTTTCGGGGAAAACCACGCTACATATAGCTCGGCTCCGGCCCCGCTGGTTCCACGGCCAGAAGCTTGCCAAGAGCCCAAGTCACTGCATCCTCCGCGCTCGCGTGGGCAAGAACGTGCCATGTCAGGCTGCACGGACGAACAGCCGCGCCGCGTCCGCGTCgacgcgcccctcctcctcctcgtcaccTGCGCCGCGGCCTCCGGCTCTGGGTGCCCCGCCGACCAGGCCACGGCGCTCCTTCCAGCGGCCGGAGCTGAGCCTGCCGTCGTGGCGCGCGCGCACGGACTGCTGCCGCTGGGAGGGCGTCACCTGCGGCGCGGCCCCGGGCCCGGGGCGGGGCACGGTCGTCGTCATGGCGCTCGacctcggcggccgcggcctgcGGAGCCGCGCCGGCCTCGACGGCGGCTCCCTCTTCCGCCTCGCCACTCTGCGGCGCCTCAGCCTCGCGGGCAACGACttcggcggcgcggggctccCGGCGGCCGGGTTCGAGAGCCTCGCCGAGCTCACCCACCTCAACCTCTCCGGCGCCGGGTTCGCCGGCCAGGTGCCCGCCGGCATCGGCGCCTTGCGCAAGCTCGTGTCCCTAGACCTCTCCTCCGCTGATGACGGCCAGCTTACCTCCCTCGCGCCGTTGGGGTTCAACGAGCCGACCATTGGAGCCGTCGTGGCCAACCTCACCAGCCTGCGGGAGCTCCGCCTCGACGGGGTGGGCAtgtccgccgcggcggccggagacTGGTGCGCCGTCCTCGCGGACTCCACCCCGCGGCTCCGGGTGCTCACCATGCAGTCCTGCAACCTCTCCGGCCCCATCTGCCCATCCCTCTCGCGCCTCCGGTCGCTCGCCGTCGTCGACCTCTCCAACAACAACCAAGGTTACTCCGACGACGGGTCGGTGATCGCCTTGTCCGGGCCGATACCCGAGTTCTTCGCCGAGTTCCAGCACCTCACCGTCCTTCAGCTGCCGAGGCTACGGGTGCTCGTCGTGTCGTCCAACTACGACCTCGCCGGCAGCTTGCCGGAGCTCCCCGCCGGTAGCTCCTTGGAGGTTCTGAACCTGAGAGAAACAAAAATTTGTGGTCAAATACCGAGCTCTATCGGCAACCTGAAACATCTCAAGATTCTGGACATCAGCGGGACCAATGGGTCTGGAGGGATTCCCGCCTCGATCGGTGACCTTGCATCACTGAGCTTCTTGGATCTGAGCAGCAGCGGGTTCCAAATTGGAGAGCTGCCGGCTGCCATTGGCAGGCTGCAGTCCCTGTCCACTCTGCGGCTCATCCAGTGCGGCATCTCAGGCGAAATACCAACGTCGTTTGCGAATCTGACAAGCTTAACTGAATTGGACCTCTCACTTTTTCGCAGCCGTCCCTGaccacgtttttcattaagaaaaaAGCAGTTACAGACACAATCTTGATACGATCAAAACAGAACTTGACCAACACAAAAGCACAAAAGACTAAAGACAGAGAAATACTAAAGAAAGATACAGACAAACACCCAAACGGTTGTAGCCACAAACACAACAGATGGATAGTAGAATAAGAATGGAGGGGAGGACACTCCACACTAGCACCCAAACATAGGTCACCCGAAGAGCTGAACCTGCACAAAAAGTAAATATTGTCGCCGAAGATGCTAAGGTAGAGCAAGCACGAAGCATGAaacggtggcaaagcatccacctaaTAGCACGACcatggcggcaaagcatccgccagagtAAAGGAACGGCAGCCAAGCGTCCGCCAAGCACGAAGAAACCCCTGGTGGCAAAGCACCCACCAAACAGCACAAacacggcggcaaagcatccgccagggCCAACGATCCACTATCAGCAAACATTAGCAGGCATCGCGACagggtggcaaagcatccaccacgACCTAGGCAACTAAGACGACAGTATGTAAAATGAAGCAAGGCAGGTACATAGGATGAACCACCGATCAAACGACCAGCGTTGGGGGCACGGAGGGAGAAGGGGCAAACGAATGATGCCTCCAAGAAGGGAAATGGCGCCTGAGGGCGTCGCCATCATCGGGCAGCAAGCAGTCAAAGGCTTTCGCCTCAGCCCCACCCAGAGCCGCACCCACAGCGACAACGACCATCCACAAGTAGCGCCGACGAGATGGAACCACAGATGGTGGCGGCAACCACACCAAAGAGCGGTGACCAAAGCAGTGAGAGCACAGGTGGAACACATCGACGGCAACGTGGTGGCGGGGCAGAAGGACGCCATCTCCACAGACCACACAACAACGCCTCCAGGGAGGGGAACGACGCTCGCAAGCATCGTCGTTGTCGGCCCAGCACAGCACTGGACAGGGCTTTCGCCCGTAGTTCATGGGAACGAGACGGCGGCCGGTCGCCACAAGCGCAGACCGACGGCAGCGCCAGCGGACGGTGGCCCTCCAGCGACCAAGGGAAGGCGCCCCCAGGCCAGAGCGGCCACCTGCGTCGGCCGGAGCAGGGTCCCCCACCCCCAAACTGTGGCCAGGGGCGGTGCCCCCCAGGCCAGAGCGGTCACCTGCGTCGGCTGGAGCAGGGTGCCCTGGGCCCGGAGATCCACGGATCCACGCTGGGGAAGCGCAGATCCAtgcccggcggcgccggtgcgggTAGGGGAGGAGGCAGCAGCCCCCGGCCACGGCCCCCGCCCCCAGGCGTTGGAAGGGGCGATCGTCGTCGAGGTGGGGAACACCGCACCAGGGAAGCGTAGATCCGGGCCCAGGGGAGGTggatccggcggccggcga from Panicum virgatum strain AP13 chromosome 7N, P.virgatum_v5, whole genome shotgun sequence includes the following:
- the LOC120683027 gene encoding SWI/SNF complex subunit SWI3A-like; translated protein: MSPPAAGAAATSGDGPPSSPRELYTIPASSGWFRWDGIHETERRALPEFFGGAGGAGFGTATRNPRIYREYRDFIIAKYREDPARRLTFTEVRRALVGDVTLLRKVFAFLDASGLINFSASGPASRQQEVGVVVEAPVGLQVTPRPPASYFAEEKRGGAGGEKENGFRLPPLTSYSDVFGEWAPGKAPICGFCGEECNDEKVETLKDGFKVCSKCSKSNNDNEEEANKCPGDKKENVDNHASSPWTDAETLLLLEGVLKHGDDWDLIAQHVRTKNKSECIARLIQLPFGEHMLGTINGKSVSRLHMNQATDGKMNQHLIKDSSSNSTEKVDGMQIDGNEDSADKTGEEHPTKRRRLFSSMDATTSLMEQLALLTTSTSPDVVAAAADAAIKALGNENPQARKAFLLSEREFKTKAFASNHVQQINHKVGNKDMEMHGQTGSDKKLEKKFIASAYQVRAAVATAIGVAAARAKMLADQEEREMELLMASIIETQLRKMQYKIKHFEELESVMEQEYTAMQQMQGSLMNEWLKALEQAFRAGVSLPRDELLIKLFLNKATGHELPEREKESYARSRACRLALIDHAVARKKPPLNAFKPHPEHKSKLVCNITGDTVNKSEEHIWKHINGKRFLNKLEKLEEQMASGEMANGETAKSNEMEKKSKSSKKDKKDKKGKKKTNVASPSVPREPKPEMDDSDDPDFWVPPVGSRWDDDDGKDRWESSPGKNDSAKNEGGSDDDDGGDNDDGNDDDMADKDDAESRELASSRTKRMSLEAVGPSSFASRKKKPKKEQ
- the LOC120681175 gene encoding receptor-like protein 7, with product MKPRSPGVAGVFSGKTTLHIARLRPRWFHGQKLAKSPSHCILRARVGKNVPCQAARTNSRAASASTRPSSSSSPAPRPPALGAPPTRPRRSFQRPELSLPSWRARTDCCRWEGVTCGAAPGPGRGTVVVMALDLGGRGLRSRAGLDGGSLFRLATLRRLSLAGNDFGGAGLPAAGFESLAELTHLNLSGAGFAGQVPAGIGALRKLVSLDLSSADDGQLTSLAPLGFNEPTIGAVVANLTSLRELRLDGVGMSAAAAGDWCAVLADSTPRLRVLTMQSCNLSGPICPSLSRLRSLAVVDLSNNNQGYSDDGSVIALSGPIPEFFAEFQHLTVLQLPRLRVLVVSSNYDLAGSLPELPAGSSLEVLNLRETKICGQIPSSIGNLKHLKILDISGTNGSGGIPASIGDLASLSFLDLSSSGFQIGELPAAIGRLQSLSTLRLIQCGISGEIPTSFANLTSLTELDLSLFRSRP